One window from the genome of Breoghania sp. L-A4 encodes:
- a CDS encoding mechanosensitive ion channel domain-containing protein, producing the protein MESQLLQTKDLVAAQVVAVAEMLTTHGLSVIYAIIMLVVGWTAAGMIGRAVRSALRRTARVDETITVFAASTAHYFVLAVVIISVLQLFGFQTTSLIAVLGAASLAIGLAMQGTLSNVAAGVMLLIFRPFRVGDYVEVAGEAGTVKSLSLFLTELATPDNVQIIVPNSEAWGASVRNYSAHPTRRVDITIGISYEDDMDAAIATFRQTIGADARIHAMPEPFVAITNLGDSAVDVTLRVWCAAPDYWALKFDLIKRLKEALDTAGISIPYPHMQLVQQNAEKPDSTA; encoded by the coding sequence ATGGAATCCCAATTGCTGCAAACCAAGGACCTCGTCGCCGCCCAGGTGGTCGCGGTGGCCGAAATGCTGACCACCCACGGCCTCAGCGTGATTTACGCCATCATCATGCTGGTCGTCGGCTGGACGGCCGCCGGGATGATCGGCCGCGCCGTCCGCTCGGCGCTCCGGCGCACAGCGCGCGTGGACGAGACCATCACCGTCTTCGCCGCGTCCACCGCCCACTATTTCGTGCTGGCGGTGGTAATCATCTCCGTGCTGCAGCTCTTCGGTTTCCAAACCACCAGCCTGATCGCCGTCTTGGGCGCCGCGTCGCTCGCCATCGGCCTGGCGATGCAAGGCACCCTGTCGAATGTGGCAGCGGGCGTGATGCTGCTGATCTTCCGCCCTTTCCGTGTCGGCGACTATGTCGAGGTGGCCGGGGAAGCGGGAACGGTCAAGTCCCTGTCGCTGTTTCTCACCGAACTGGCGACCCCGGACAACGTGCAGATCATCGTGCCAAACAGCGAGGCCTGGGGCGCATCCGTGCGCAACTATTCGGCTCATCCGACACGGCGCGTGGATATCACCATCGGCATCAGCTACGAGGACGACATGGATGCCGCCATCGCCACGTTCCGCCAGACGATCGGCGCCGACGCGCGCATCCACGCCATGCCGGAGCCCTTTGTCGCGATCACCAATCTGGGCGACAGCGCGGTCGACGTGACGCTGCGGGTGTGGTGCGCGGCCCCCGACTACTGGGCGCTGAAATTCGATCTCATCAAGCGGCTCAAGGAAGCCCTCGATACGGCCGGAATCTCGATCCCCTACCCGCATATGCAACTGGTGCAGCAAAACGCCGAGAAGCCGGATTCGACGGCCTGA
- a CDS encoding acyl-CoA thioesterase, whose translation MSDEPRGDLTTRTLAMPADTNPEGDIFGGWVMSQMDIAGGLCAAQRAKGRVVTVAVDAMHFIRPVKVGDVLCVYTELETVGRTSARVHVEAWALRAQSTHREKVIQASFSYVAVDGSGRPRPVPDE comes from the coding sequence ATGAGCGACGAGCCGCGCGGAGATTTGACGACAAGAACGCTTGCGATGCCGGCGGACACCAATCCCGAAGGCGACATTTTCGGTGGCTGGGTGATGTCGCAAATGGATATCGCGGGCGGGCTTTGCGCCGCCCAGCGCGCCAAGGGCCGCGTCGTGACCGTGGCGGTGGACGCCATGCACTTCATCCGGCCGGTCAAGGTCGGCGACGTCCTTTGCGTCTACACAGAACTCGAGACCGTCGGCCGCACCTCGGCGCGCGTGCATGTGGAAGCCTGGGCGCTGCGGGCCCAATCCACCCACCGCGAGAAGGTCATCCAGGCGAGCTTTTCCTATGTGGCGGTCGACGGCAGCGGCCGTCCGCGTCCTGTGCCAGACGAATAG
- a CDS encoding LysE family translocator, protein MSIEFLLTSIVVVLLPGTGVLYTLSVGLGQGGRASVIAAFGCTLGIVPTVLASILGLAALLHTSAIAFQVIKYLGVAYLFYMAWSMLREGGALAVSGDARKIAPGRIILDAVLLNALNPKLSLFFLAFLPQFIPAGASNPMGLLLLLAATFMALTFVVFVGYGLCASLARRYVVSRPSVMVWLRRSFAATFGLLGIRLAFAGR, encoded by the coding sequence ATGAGCATTGAATTTCTTCTCACATCGATCGTCGTGGTGCTGCTGCCCGGGACCGGTGTGCTCTACACACTCTCGGTGGGGCTTGGCCAAGGCGGGCGTGCGAGCGTCATCGCCGCGTTCGGCTGTACGCTGGGCATCGTGCCGACGGTGCTCGCCAGTATTCTCGGGCTCGCCGCCTTGCTGCACACAAGCGCCATCGCCTTCCAGGTGATCAAGTATCTCGGCGTGGCCTATCTGTTCTACATGGCCTGGAGCATGCTGCGTGAAGGCGGCGCACTGGCGGTCTCGGGCGACGCGCGCAAGATCGCGCCCGGCCGGATCATTCTGGACGCGGTGTTGCTGAACGCCCTGAACCCCAAGCTGTCGCTGTTCTTCCTCGCTTTCCTGCCGCAGTTCATTCCCGCGGGCGCTTCCAATCCGATGGGGCTGCTGCTCTTGCTCGCGGCAACGTTCATGGCGCTGACCTTCGTGGTTTTCGTGGGCTATGGCCTATGTGCCTCACTGGCGCGCCGCTATGTCGTCTCGCGGCCGTCCGTGATGGTGTGGCTGCGGCGGTCGTTTGCGGCCACGTTCGGTCTGCTCGGCATCCGTTTGGCGTTTGCCGGACGGTGA
- a CDS encoding ChbG/HpnK family deacetylase produces the protein MTMKRIVLTASDYGLAFGVDRSIRALVSAHRMSAVGCLVVSDLWSREFLPLRECVEQAGGRTAVGVTLVLSGAFEPLSANARKIFASRFPSPGYYSRRGRFGLLPDEILGQEIRAQFDRFTELYGEQPEFVTLHDALDRRAGVARLVVDALEDPISQGLAVMFHQPRRWGCRRQARRIAKLGGASNPGSAEMPASLDEDALQKFYWSTLDGEPDNTCVWCRPGNGDDRLRRIESVEAVELREAQLAYLKGHRFLLALTEKERFLF, from the coding sequence ATGACCATGAAGCGCATCGTGTTGACGGCGAGCGACTATGGTCTGGCCTTCGGTGTCGATCGCTCGATCCGCGCGCTGGTGTCCGCCCACCGGATGTCGGCAGTGGGGTGCCTGGTTGTTTCCGATTTGTGGTCGCGCGAGTTTCTGCCCTTGCGCGAATGCGTGGAACAGGCCGGCGGGCGCACGGCGGTTGGAGTGACCCTGGTGCTCAGCGGCGCCTTCGAGCCGCTCTCGGCCAACGCCCGGAAGATCTTCGCGAGCCGCTTCCCGTCGCCGGGCTATTATTCGCGGCGCGGCCGTTTCGGCCTGCTTCCGGACGAAATCCTGGGGCAGGAAATCCGCGCGCAATTCGACCGTTTCACTGAACTTTATGGCGAGCAACCGGAATTCGTCACATTGCACGACGCGCTTGACCGCAGGGCGGGTGTGGCGCGTCTGGTGGTCGACGCGCTGGAGGACCCGATATCGCAGGGATTGGCGGTGATGTTCCATCAGCCCCGGCGCTGGGGATGCCGCAGGCAGGCGCGGCGCATCGCCAAGCTTGGTGGCGCCAGCAATCCCGGCAGCGCCGAAATGCCGGCGAGCCTGGATGAGGACGCGCTGCAGAAATTCTACTGGTCGACGCTCGACGGCGAGCCCGACAACACGTGTGTCTGGTGCCGCCCGGGCAACGGCGACGACCGCTTGCGCCGGATCGAGTCCGTCGAGGCCGTCGAGCTGCGCGAGGCACAGCTCGCCTATCTCAAGGGGCACCGGTTCCTGCTCGCCCTGACCGAGAAGGAACGGTTTCTTTTCTAG
- a CDS encoding ring-cleaving dioxygenase, with product MTHPVNGLHHVTAIASSPQGNLDFYAKVLGLRFVKKTVNFDDPDTYHLYYGDEQGRAGSVMTFFPWMDLPRGRAGTGEVGITQFSVPKGSLDFWARRLEAHGTKPDLRETVLGDDRIVFDDPDGTRLALVERTDDDRAPWLAEGIGEDAAIRGFFGVTLVLHETEPTATILTDLMNYRETHRDGALTRLRSNGDSAAGIVDIIAAPNLSPARQGAGRVHHVAFSVPTIADQSAIREKLAAAGIGVTPQIDRDYFMAIYFRTPGGVLFEIATEEPGFTVDEPLENLGQSLRLPSQHEPLRARLERNLPPLTV from the coding sequence ATGACCCATCCCGTCAACGGCTTGCATCACGTCACCGCCATCGCCTCGTCGCCGCAGGGCAATCTTGACTTTTACGCCAAGGTGCTCGGCCTGCGTTTCGTCAAGAAGACTGTGAATTTCGATGATCCCGACACGTACCATCTCTACTACGGCGACGAGCAGGGCCGCGCCGGATCGGTGATGACCTTCTTTCCGTGGATGGATCTGCCGCGCGGCCGCGCGGGCACCGGCGAGGTGGGCATCACCCAGTTCTCCGTGCCCAAGGGATCGCTGGACTTCTGGGCGCGACGGCTCGAAGCACACGGCACGAAGCCGGACCTGCGCGAGACGGTCCTGGGTGACGACCGGATTGTGTTCGACGATCCCGACGGCACCCGGCTCGCCCTGGTTGAGCGAACGGATGACGATCGCGCGCCGTGGCTGGCGGAAGGCATCGGCGAAGACGCGGCTATTCGCGGCTTTTTCGGCGTCACGCTGGTTCTCCATGAGACGGAGCCCACGGCGACGATCCTGACCGACCTGATGAACTATCGCGAGACCCACCGCGACGGCGCCCTAACGCGGCTGCGCAGCAACGGCGACAGTGCCGCCGGCATCGTCGATATCATCGCGGCGCCCAATCTCTCGCCCGCCCGCCAGGGCGCGGGCCGGGTGCATCATGTGGCCTTCAGCGTGCCGACCATCGCCGACCAGAGCGCGATCCGCGAGAAGCTCGCGGCAGCCGGAATCGGCGTGACGCCGCAGATCGACCGCGACTACTTCATGGCGATCTATTTCCGCACGCCGGGCGGCGTGCTGTTCGAGATCGCCACCGAAGAGCCGGGCTTCACCGTCGACGAGCCGCTGGAAAACCTCGGTCAGTCGCTGCGGCTGCCCTCCCAGCACGAGCCCTTGCGCGCAAGGCTCGAACGCAACCTGCCGCCGCTGACCGTGTGA
- a CDS encoding Crp/Fnr family transcriptional regulator, producing the protein MDEVAEFLEKSFSLQGLDPGLAQKLFALAHTMPIKAGTTLFETGDPGNGCYLVLEGSLKVSMLSVEGDEQLLAVLGPGHIVGELALLDGRPRSATVSALKTSKLSFVDRSAFERFADANPAVYRHMLKIVGGRLRQANDVLAARSFLPLPGRVAQTLLQLAEIFGKPLDGGRLLINYKLSQGDIANMAGAARENVSRVLNDWKRAGTISRISGYYCIEDRGKLERASAV; encoded by the coding sequence ATGGACGAAGTCGCGGAATTCCTGGAGAAGAGTTTCTCGCTGCAGGGACTGGACCCGGGCCTGGCGCAAAAACTGTTCGCCCTGGCGCATACAATGCCGATCAAGGCCGGCACCACGCTGTTCGAGACCGGCGATCCCGGCAACGGCTGTTACCTGGTGCTTGAAGGCTCGCTGAAGGTGTCGATGCTGTCGGTGGAAGGCGACGAGCAACTGCTGGCCGTTCTGGGCCCGGGGCATATCGTGGGTGAATTGGCATTGCTGGACGGCCGCCCGCGGTCGGCCACCGTGAGCGCCTTGAAGACGTCAAAGCTTTCCTTCGTCGACCGCAGCGCGTTCGAGCGTTTCGCCGATGCCAATCCGGCGGTCTACAGGCACATGCTGAAGATCGTCGGCGGGCGGTTGCGCCAGGCCAACGACGTGCTCGCGGCGCGCTCCTTCCTGCCATTGCCCGGTCGTGTCGCGCAGACGCTGTTGCAGCTTGCCGAGATTTTCGGCAAGCCGCTGGACGGCGGCCGGCTGCTGATCAACTACAAGCTCTCGCAGGGTGACATCGCCAACATGGCGGGGGCCGCGCGCGAGAACGTCAGCCGCGTGCTGAACGACTGGAAGCGCGCGGGTACGATCAGCCGCATTTCCGGCTACTACTGCATCGAGGACCGCGGCAAGCTGGAGCGGGCCTCCGCCGTGTGA
- a CDS encoding alpha/beta hydrolase, whose protein sequence is MTLDRYQHVALNLQGDDPRTLIMLHGTGGTAEDFARLGAMIAPEAAVLSLAGNVDENGMARFFRRTGEGVYDMDDLARRTHELDAFLEAVLAKHGRDPAKAIGIGYSNGANILANLLFTNPARLGAYALMHPLIPFTPAPNAALAESQVLITAGAHDPICPPALTDGLIDWLQSQGSTVEQLVHRGGHELRQEEIDRLAVWIAKPEA, encoded by the coding sequence ATGACCCTCGACCGCTATCAACACGTCGCCCTGAACCTTCAGGGCGACGATCCGCGCACGCTGATCATGCTGCATGGCACCGGCGGGACGGCGGAGGATTTCGCGCGCCTTGGCGCCATGATCGCGCCGGAGGCCGCCGTGCTGTCGCTCGCCGGCAATGTCGATGAGAACGGCATGGCGCGCTTCTTCCGCCGCACGGGCGAGGGCGTCTATGACATGGACGATCTGGCAAGGCGGACGCACGAGCTTGATGCCTTCCTGGAGGCCGTCCTGGCGAAGCACGGCCGGGATCCGGCCAAGGCCATCGGCATCGGTTACTCCAATGGGGCCAACATTCTGGCGAACCTGCTGTTCACGAACCCGGCGCGGCTTGGCGCGTATGCGCTCATGCACCCGCTGATTCCGTTCACACCGGCGCCAAACGCCGCGCTTGCGGAATCACAGGTGCTGATCACCGCCGGCGCCCACGACCCGATCTGTCCGCCCGCGCTGACGGACGGGCTGATCGACTGGCTACAATCGCAAGGCAGTACGGTGGAGCAACTTGTCCATCGCGGCGGCCATGAATTGCGGCAGGAGGAAATCGACAGGCTTGCCGTCTGGATCGCAAAGCCCGAAGCCTAG
- a CDS encoding TfoX/Sxy family protein, with translation MAAPSPQFRDHLFDLLAPLGALDTRRMFSGYSLRCRGTHFAMIMRERLYLVADETLRQRLIDEGGEIFSYEKQGKRVNVPRLVHVPDDMLDDGDTLLEYAQAALDVALRG, from the coding sequence ATGGCTGCTCCTTCACCGCAATTTCGCGACCATCTGTTTGACCTCCTGGCGCCGCTGGGCGCGCTCGACACGCGCCGCATGTTCAGCGGCTACAGCCTGCGATGCCGGGGAACGCATTTCGCCATGATCATGCGCGAGCGGCTGTATCTGGTGGCCGACGAGACCCTGCGGCAACGGCTGATCGATGAAGGCGGGGAGATCTTCTCCTATGAAAAGCAGGGCAAACGGGTGAACGTGCCCCGCCTGGTGCATGTGCCCGACGACATGCTGGACGATGGCGACACCTTGCTTGAATACGCACAAGCGGCGCTCGACGTCGCATTGCGCGGCTAG